TCACTAATTCTCACAAAGTGAAACTTTATATGACACTACATACCATTGCATTTAAGTTTTTAAGagttttttctaaaatattttctttttgatttgttttcctaCACAGAGGCAGAACATGGATACGCCTCAGTCCTGCCTCTCAGTCCAGATTACTCCGATAAGAGGAGCAAACAGAAGAGCAAAAAGATATCTGCTGGTGGCAATAGGTGATTGCATTACATAACTGACAAGAGGGCGTGGTTGTGTAGTTTCTGTAGTACTTGACTCAGTTGTGATAACACAGTGCTCAGCAGCAAGCTATTGTCATGAAACCATTTCAGAACTAAAAACAATTTATCTTTGTTTCTGCAGGTCAGTTCACAATGAGCTGGAGAAAAACAGGTAATGGGGAATTTTTGTCACTATAAGTATTCTAAAATTTCCAAAGCCAGTTGTTCCTACTGTAATTGGCAATAATGTTGAGCTACTGTTTTCACTTGCACGTATCAAAACCAcaagtttttgctttttattgtgCTTTGCAGAAGGGCTCAGTTGAGGTTCTGCCTGGAGCAGCTCAAGAAGCAAGTCCCTCTGTCGTCTGACTCGATGAGGAACACCACCCTCAATCTACTGAGACGAGCCCAGCTTCACATAAAGGTAGAGACGACTGGCAGAAGTCCTGGTTGATTGTCAACACTGATAATGTTTTCCCTGTTCTGTTGAATCCACAGGATGTTCCACTCTCAAAAAAAGCATGTCCCGTTatctgcctttaaaaaaaaaaaaagcatttattttgcaTCGGCTATGCATGTTGGCCtacaaataatttttttaatgactgCTCGCATGTCTCTCTTACTGCTTCCTCTTTTCagaagctgcaggagcaggaTGAGTGTGCAGAGCAGGTGAAGGGCCGCCTTCGCTGGGagcagagagagctgcaggttCGATtggagcagctgcagagaggCACAGAGAGGATGAGAAACAACAGCCAGGGGTCGACCATGTCTTCTGAGAGGTCCGACTCTGATAGAGGTAGGCCTCAGGCACAAGAAGAGAGGGTCTCACCTCAGCATAGTTGCATTGCATTGatatatctaaaaaaaataataataacagcttTTGCTTCAGTAAGTACAGATATTCCAAAAGCATTTTCTGAACAGACGTTTTCGATACCTAGACTGGAGTATTGGTCGATACCAAGACTCCCTCGGATATAAGTGCAATTACACCATATACTCAAGATCGGTTGAAAAACACTGATTGAAACACTACAGTCTCTACAAGCACCacactgttttgttgttgttgttgttgttgttgttatactGACATAGTAATAATGTACCTGAAACCAGTTTATGTTTAGTGAGGGTAATTGgataaatatcaaatatcataTCTGTGAATTGAATGGCATACTAGCCGGATAACTGAAGTCAACATTTTAGGCTGTACATGAAGCCATTGCAGTTACTGGTATTGGTAGCATTGgtattgcttttttaaaaagatgatttttttttcccacccttATTCTGGTCTTTATTATTTGAAgtagaaaatacaaaatcaagTAAGAGAACAAAGAAGATATCATCATGTTAATGTTATATCATTAGCCCTGAATGTTAAAGCTATCATATAACCCTGGctagtttttttcttcttctattaaCTGTGATATTAATGTTGTCATTTTTCTACTAATGGATGTGacctttgtttgtttacagaggATGTGGAGGTTGATGTGGAGAGCATCGTGTTTGACTGCATGGACTCTGACGGACTGAGCATGACACACACTGATTCAGACCACTGTTACTCCAGCATGGATAAAGCCTGGCTATGACGGCAGTGAAACGGTAACTCGCATTATGTCACCCAAGGaacagaaggaggagaaaacattccaaaaacaagcagacagaggagaaggATGTAGAAAGAGGTTACCATACAActgaacattttgtatttttacaggAGTAACTTTGGTGTCTTTTCTTCAGTTTATGTCAGACTACAAGCTAAATGATGCTATTATGAATGAGTCCATTTGCACTGATAAGCAGTAAAAATCACTGGGCTGGGATGGATGTAACTTTatgcatttatattttctgGCAAGCATTAGCATTTCTTTAAAGGACATGAGACGTCTGTAACTTTGAATGATTGAAAATGTCTGCTCCTTAATCTTAaggagcttttaaaaaaaaaaaaaaaatccaaataagTGCTTTTTATTCAATATTCTTAACTTATTCTTGACTTCATTATATCTATACTGAATTCTGCCTTAAATCAGATCTCTTTTTATTCAATACAGCATTTCCTTAGcacacagtttatttttcagtcatGTCATGTGTAGCATGCACTTGAACATACATCggttctatttttttgtattgtactTTTATTTAAGGTCAGCCATTTGTTTTGATCTTTATCTTCTGTTGCACAAAACGTCCTCAcattgcacttgttttttttattctgaaggatTGTGGATGAATATCAAAATGAAACCGTGAACAGAAATGAACTGGtcatatttgcacatttttaactGGCAACTAAATAACCGTACCGCGTGTTCATTAGGTGCATTTGTACACACTTCAGTCTGTAAGTGCAAGGATTCCGATGCCTAGTATTAAAGATATTTTAGTACATCGCAGCTGTTCACATCATTGCTCAAGCACTGTCAGCATCAATGTCAATTATGCATGCAGCAAACGTCAGGCAGGTAATGTATACTTAATAACTGAGCAAAGTCAGCTGTTTTACAAGTGTGTATCATATTTACTGAAATCTATTTAATAACAGGAGGTGCTTCTTTCTTCACTTTGTATATGCAAGATGCCCTATTATCATTTATTCTTATGTATGCATTCATCTGTCTCTCCGCCCAGTAATATTATGTAGCATTTTTGTACTGGTGtaagctttttttattgaataaatattttctatatttatatGTTGTTCCTGATCATTTTATAAG
This is a stretch of genomic DNA from Labrus bergylta chromosome 9, fLabBer1.1, whole genome shotgun sequence. It encodes these proteins:
- the mxd3 gene encoding max dimerization protein 3, whose product is MEGNICNIQVLLRAAEFLERREREAEHGYASVLPLSPDYSDKRSKQKSKKISAGGNRSVHNELEKNRRAQLRFCLEQLKKQVPLSSDSMRNTTLNLLRRAQLHIKKLQEQDECAEQVKGRLRWEQRELQVRLEQLQRGTERMRNNSQGSTMSSERSDSDREDVEVDVESIVFDCMDSDGLSMTHTDSDHCYSSMDKAWL